The Leptodactylus fuscus isolate aLepFus1 chromosome 3, aLepFus1.hap2, whole genome shotgun sequence genome has a segment encoding these proteins:
- the PEX13 gene encoding peroxisome biogenesis factor 13 — translation MALQRSGMAAQPAPPKPWETRRVLGGIPTTSFQSSDLRASTITRPGQPTLTRVPPPVLPRPSQQTSTGALNTYRPSYTSFSPGFGSYGNYGSSLYGGYSPYSYGYGNGLGYNRFQMDEVPPSRFVRQAEESSRGAFQSIESIVHAFASVSMMMDATFSAVYNSFRAVLDVANHFSRLKVHFTKVFSAFALVRTIRFLYRRLQRLLGLRKSSENEDLWTESAGTVARIGSESDGAKSWPIFLFFAVILGGPYLIWKLLSSGNGEGVEENVNWASGEDDHVVGRAEYDFTATSEEEISFRAGDLLNLAPKEQQPKIRGWLLGSVDGQTTGFLPANYIKILGKRRGRKAAEVEKRPEEPQPFPNPTTLNVANPLATLEEQEAALESVFVETNRTAPDVDPNLGHRDTFDL, via the exons ATGGCTCTGCAGCGGAGCGGGATGGCGGCTCAGCCAGCTCCTCCTAAACCGTGGGAGACCCGGAGGGTTCTGGGCGGAATTCCCACAACTTCTTTCCA GTCATCTGACTTGAGAGCAAGCACAATCACCAGACCTGGGCAGCCAACTCTTACCAGGGTACCACCACCTGTCCTACCTAGACCTTCTCAGCAGACCAGTACAGGTGCCCTCAATACCTACCGACCTTCATATACATCCTTCTCACCAGGCTTTGGTTCCTATGGTAATTACGGCAGCTCACTTTATGGAGGCTACAGTCCTTACAGCTATGGGTACGGCAATGGACTTGGCTATAATCGATTCCAGATGGATGAAGTACCCCCCAGTAGGTTTGTTCGTCAGGCTGAAGAAAGTAGCCGAGGGGCCTTTCAGTCCATTGAGAGCATCGTCCATGCCTTTGCGTCGGTCAGCATGATGATGGATGCCACCTtctctgctgtgtataacagctTCAGGGCTGTTCTGGATGTGGCAAACCACTTTTCCAGATTAAAGGTCCACTTTACAAAGGTGTTCTCAGCATTTGCACTTGTCAGAACCATCCGGTTCCTTTACCGACGTTTGCAGAGACTTTTGGGTCTAAGGAAGAGTTCAGAAAATGAGGATTTGTGGACTGAGAGTGCTGGGACTGTGGCTCGGATTGGTTCAGAGAGTGATGGTGCCAAGTCTTGgcctattttcttattttttgctGTCATTCTTGGTGGTCCCTACCTCATTTGGAAGCTCCTATCTTCTGGTAATGGGGAAGGTGTTGAAG AAAATGTAAATTGGGCAAGTGGGGAGGATGACCACGTGGTTGGAAGAGCTGAATATGActtcactgctacatcagaggaaGAGATTTCCTTCCGTGCTGGAGATCTACTTAACCTGGCTCCAAAAG AACAACAACCTAAAATAAGAGGCTGGCTGCTCGGCAGTGTGGATGGACAAACAACAGGATTCCTTCCAGCCAACTACATCAAAATCCTGGGCAAAAGAAGAGGCAGAAAGGCTGCAGAGGTGGAGAAGAGGCCGGAGGAGCCGCAGCCATTCCCTAACCCCACAACCCTCAATGTGGCCAATCCATTAGCCACCTTAGAAGAGCAGGAGGCCGCACTAGAGTCTGTTTTTGTGGAAACAAACCGCACAGCACCTGATGTTGATCCAAACTTAGGCCACAGGGATACATTCGATCTGTAG